Within the Methanobacterium sp. BRmetb2 genome, the region ATCTTACTACTCAAAAAAGATTGGCTGCAGATATACTAAAAGTTGGGGTAAACAGGGTATGGATAGACCCTGAAAACATTGAAGAAGTATCAAGGGCCATTACCAGAGAAAGCGTTAAACAGCTCGTTGATAGTAAAATTATCAGAGCCAAACCCCAAAAAGGAATTAGTAGCTACAGATCAAAGAAAATAGCTCAACAAAAAAGTAAAGGAAGAAGAAAAGGACATGGTAGTACAAAAGGAGCTAAAGGGGCTAGAAATCCTAAGAAAAAAGCTTGGATGACTACTATACGGGCCTTACGAAAAGATCTAAAAGGCATGAGAGATAACC harbors:
- a CDS encoding 50S ribosomal protein L19e, with translation MNLTTQKRLAADILKVGVNRVWIDPENIEEVSRAITRESVKQLVDSKIIRAKPQKGISSYRSKKIAQQKSKGRRKGHGSTKGAKGARNPKKKAWMTTIRALRKDLKGMRDNREINKTTYRKLYKMAKGGAFRSKSYMKTYARDHGLLR